A window of Rhabdothermincola salaria contains these coding sequences:
- a CDS encoding HIT family protein, which yields MTSPTDPTEPTTAADAAAPAPGLAHLWAGWRASYITSVSEPDDMSLAPDATGSLFERILALPDDEGFVVHRGSRCSVLLNAYPYTSGHVLVLPNRAVPDLEDLEPDELADLALLTRDSVVAIKAAYRCEGVNVGTNLGSAGGAGVPDHLHTHVLPRWSGDTNFMTAVALTRVLPEPLDESWRRLRAAWPG from the coding sequence GTGACCTCACCGACCGACCCGACCGAACCGACGACTGCGGCCGACGCGGCCGCCCCGGCCCCCGGCCTGGCGCACCTGTGGGCCGGCTGGCGGGCCAGCTACATCACCTCGGTGAGCGAACCCGACGACATGTCGCTGGCCCCCGATGCCACCGGCTCGCTGTTCGAGCGCATCCTGGCCCTCCCCGACGACGAAGGGTTCGTGGTGCACCGCGGCAGCCGGTGCTCGGTGCTGCTCAACGCCTACCCCTACACCAGCGGCCACGTCCTGGTCCTGCCCAACCGGGCGGTGCCCGACCTCGAGGACCTCGAACCGGACGAGCTGGCCGACCTGGCCCTGCTCACCCGCGACTCGGTCGTGGCCATCAAGGCGGCGTACCGCTGCGAAGGCGTCAACGTGGGCACCAACCTGGGCAGCGCCGGCGGGGCCGGGGTGCCCGACCACCTCCACACCCACGTGCTGCCCCGATGGTCGGGTGACACCAACTTCATGACCGCCGTGGCCCTCACCCGGGTGCTGCCCGAGCCGCTCGACGAGTCCTGGCGCCGCCTGCGCGCCGCCTGGCCGGGCTGA
- a CDS encoding DinB family protein, with the protein MSSYDLSTLSPSDATAALRSYPRRYREALRPLADDESVEELARRYDDDGNCALDLVADTVRTWTVQAEALRQIDLGEQPVVHPGVVDAAERHWETSTDESLDQVLEHLEEQATALADQADRIKGSSWNRSATTAGHGPVSALDVVRAAVRTGRDNLTAAEKALDAVRR; encoded by the coding sequence ATGAGCTCCTACGACCTGTCGACGTTGTCCCCGTCCGACGCCACCGCCGCCCTGCGCTCGTACCCGCGCCGCTACCGCGAGGCGCTGCGGCCCCTCGCCGACGACGAGAGCGTGGAAGAGCTGGCCCGGCGCTACGACGACGACGGCAACTGCGCCCTCGACCTCGTGGCCGACACCGTGCGCACCTGGACGGTGCAGGCCGAGGCGCTGCGCCAGATCGACCTCGGCGAGCAGCCGGTGGTGCACCCCGGCGTGGTCGATGCCGCCGAGCGGCACTGGGAGACGAGCACCGACGAGTCGCTCGACCAGGTCCTCGAGCACCTCGAGGAACAGGCCACGGCGTTGGCCGACCAGGCCGACCGCATCAAGGGGTCGAGCTGGAACCGTTCGGCCACCACCGCCGGCCACGGCCCGGTGAGCGCGCTCGACGTGGTGCGCGCCGCAGTGCGCACCGGTCGCGACAACCTCACCGCGGCCGAGAAGGCCCTCGACGCCGTACGGCGCTGA
- the fabI gene encoding enoyl-ACP reductase FabI — translation MGLLEGKKLLVTGVLSDSSLAFGVAALAQQEGAEIVLTGVGNAMKNTRRAAAKLPVEPPVLEMDVSDPAQLAAVRDDLAERWGRVDGALHAIGFAPPVCLGGTFMDAQWDDVAVALNVSAYSFKALADVVSPLMTEGGSLVGLDFDATVAWPAYDWMGVAKASLESTSRYLARYLGEHQIRVNLVAAGPIKTIAARSIPGFSQFEDVWDERAPLGWDVRDSSAVAKACVVLLSDWFPLTTGEIVHVDGGYHSTGA, via the coding sequence ATGGGACTGCTCGAAGGCAAGAAGTTGCTCGTCACCGGAGTGCTCAGCGACTCCTCCCTCGCGTTCGGGGTGGCCGCCCTGGCCCAACAGGAGGGCGCCGAGATCGTGCTCACCGGGGTGGGCAACGCCATGAAGAACACCCGTCGGGCGGCGGCCAAGCTCCCGGTCGAGCCGCCCGTGCTCGAGATGGACGTGTCCGACCCGGCCCAGCTCGCCGCGGTGCGTGACGACCTGGCCGAGCGTTGGGGCCGGGTCGACGGCGCCCTGCACGCCATCGGCTTCGCCCCTCCCGTGTGTCTGGGCGGCACGTTCATGGACGCCCAGTGGGACGACGTCGCCGTGGCCCTCAACGTGTCGGCCTACTCGTTCAAGGCCCTCGCCGACGTCGTCTCGCCGCTGATGACCGAGGGCGGCTCGCTCGTGGGCCTCGACTTCGACGCCACCGTCGCCTGGCCCGCCTACGACTGGATGGGCGTGGCCAAGGCCTCGCTCGAATCCACGTCGCGCTACCTCGCCCGCTACCTGGGCGAGCACCAGATCAGGGTCAACCTCGTCGCCGCCGGGCCCATCAAGACCATCGCCGCCCGATCCATCCCCGGGTTCTCGCAGTTCGAGGACGTGTGGGACGAACGGGCCCCGCTCGGCTGGGACGTCCGCGACTCGTCCGCCGTGGCCAAGGCCTGCGTCGTGCTGCTCTCGGACTGGTTCCCCCTGACCACCGGCGAGATCGTCCACGTCGACGGCGGCTACCACTCCACCGGCGCCTGA
- a CDS encoding SCO family protein: MFPNRPDPVVDLVAVGDTLAMSSRAHRVAVLAVGVGAAIALLAAGCGSSSDDGASAPGPTVGASDLVGDAPDPAVEVGDLVLTDHATEPAGEPFAVAAPEGQLLVVYFGYLSCPDVCPLTMADTAAGLAELSPDERERVEVAFVTVDLARDDGPRIADYLSHFFPDSGTHALRAADDGALYKVTYRFNVQWEIEPHEPGDFYAVAHTGDTYVVDDQGRLVWRWPYGTAGPEIGAGLRSLLASTYPST; encoded by the coding sequence ATGTTCCCGAACCGGCCCGATCCGGTCGTCGACCTCGTCGCGGTGGGCGACACTCTCGCCATGTCCTCCCGCGCCCACCGCGTCGCCGTGCTCGCCGTGGGCGTCGGGGCCGCGATCGCGTTGCTCGCCGCCGGGTGCGGGTCGTCGTCGGACGACGGCGCCTCGGCTCCGGGTCCGACTGTCGGGGCGAGCGACCTGGTCGGCGACGCTCCCGATCCCGCCGTCGAGGTGGGCGACCTCGTGCTCACCGACCACGCCACCGAGCCGGCCGGCGAGCCCTTCGCCGTGGCGGCGCCGGAGGGCCAGCTCCTGGTGGTCTACTTCGGCTACCTCTCGTGCCCCGACGTCTGCCCGCTCACCATGGCCGACACCGCGGCCGGCCTGGCCGAGCTCTCACCCGACGAGCGTGAGCGGGTGGAGGTCGCGTTCGTCACCGTCGATCTGGCGCGCGACGACGGTCCGCGCATCGCCGACTACCTGTCCCACTTCTTCCCCGACTCGGGGACCCACGCTCTGCGCGCCGCCGACGATGGCGCCCTGTACAAGGTCACCTACCGGTTCAACGTCCAGTGGGAGATCGAGCCCCACGAGCCCGGCGACTTCTACGCCGTCGCCCACACCGGCGACACCTACGTCGTCGACGACCAGGGCCGCCTCGTGTGGCGCTGGCCCTACGGCACCGCCGGCCCCGAGATCGGTGCCGGCCTGCGCTCGTTGCTGGCGAGCACCTACCCGAGCACCTGA
- the npdG gene encoding NADPH-dependent F420 reductase gives MQIGILGGTGPAGSGLATRLASVGHDVVVGSRSAERAGEVVDGLHARWEGRDLSIAAADNAGAAEAELIVVATPWDAAWTTAKSVRGQLAGKIVLSMANALVRVGHEFQPLVPPRGSVAASVQAAVPDSEVVAALHHVPAKELGDLDHPVESDVLICSDHPEAKARCMELLAEMHDLRPLDAGDLTQAAPIEAFTAVLLQLNVRYKTRVAVKFTGLDDI, from the coding sequence ATGCAGATCGGCATTCTCGGAGGAACCGGCCCGGCCGGTAGTGGCCTGGCGACCCGGCTGGCATCGGTCGGCCACGACGTCGTGGTCGGATCGCGATCGGCGGAGCGCGCCGGCGAAGTCGTCGACGGGCTCCACGCCCGGTGGGAGGGGCGCGACCTGTCCATCGCCGCGGCCGACAACGCGGGGGCGGCCGAGGCCGAGCTCATCGTGGTGGCCACCCCTTGGGACGCGGCCTGGACCACGGCGAAGTCCGTGCGCGGCCAGCTCGCCGGCAAGATCGTGCTGTCCATGGCCAACGCCCTGGTGCGCGTCGGCCACGAGTTCCAGCCCCTCGTGCCGCCCCGCGGGTCGGTGGCGGCCAGCGTGCAGGCCGCGGTGCCGGACTCCGAGGTCGTGGCCGCCCTGCACCACGTGCCGGCCAAGGAGCTCGGCGACCTCGATCACCCCGTCGAGAGCGACGTGCTGATCTGCTCGGACCACCCCGAGGCCAAGGCCCGGTGCATGGAGCTGCTGGCCGAGATGCACGACCTGCGTCCCCTCGACGCCGGCGACCTCACCCAGGCCGCCCCCATCGAGGCCTTCACCGCCGTGCTGTTGCAGCTGAACGTCCGCTACAAGACGCGCGTGGCGGTGAAGTTCACCGGTCTCGACGACATCTGA
- a CDS encoding lysophospholipid acyltransferase family protein yields the protein MGREVGQLYKPARAVLDPLFSFFWNWEVEGLEHVPADGGAIVAPNHLSVFDHFAVAAALPRRITYVGKAEYMDSWKTRYIFPALGMIPIDRGGGSAAERALDKAAELLDSGELFGIYPEGTRSRDGLLHKGHTGAARLAMRTGCPIIPVGLQGTLEVQPPDCSLPKPFRTLRVRVGRPVDVTRYLDRADDRIVLRQITDEVMFEIRELSAQRYVDTYATKTSEELPTETARIPEAERVAVSA from the coding sequence ATGGGTCGAGAGGTCGGACAGCTCTACAAGCCGGCTCGTGCGGTGCTCGACCCGCTGTTCTCGTTCTTCTGGAACTGGGAGGTCGAGGGCCTCGAGCACGTGCCCGCCGATGGTGGCGCCATCGTCGCCCCCAACCACCTGTCGGTCTTCGACCACTTCGCGGTGGCCGCCGCCCTGCCCCGGCGCATCACCTACGTGGGCAAGGCCGAGTACATGGACAGCTGGAAGACCCGCTACATCTTCCCTGCCCTCGGCATGATCCCCATCGACCGGGGTGGCGGCAGCGCCGCCGAGCGAGCCCTCGACAAGGCGGCCGAGCTGCTCGACTCCGGTGAGCTGTTCGGCATCTATCCCGAGGGGACCCGCAGCCGCGACGGCCTGCTCCACAAGGGCCACACCGGGGCTGCCCGCCTGGCCATGCGCACCGGCTGCCCCATCATCCCCGTCGGGCTGCAGGGCACCCTCGAGGTCCAGCCTCCCGACTGCTCTCTGCCCAAGCCGTTCCGCACCCTGCGGGTCCGGGTGGGACGACCCGTCGACGTGACCCGCTACCTCGACCGGGCCGACGATCGCATCGTGCTGCGCCAGATCACCGACGAGGTCATGTTCGAGATCCGCGAGCTCTCCGCCCAGCGCTACGTCGACACCTACGCCACCAAGACCAGCGAAGAGCTGCCCACCGAGACGGCTCGCATCCCCGAGGCCGAGAGGGTGGCCGTCTCGGCCTGA
- the cysS gene encoding cysteine--tRNA ligase, with the protein MTDSPLDNDAPMRLYDTARRAVVDFEPGPVVTMYTCGITPYDATHLGHAATYVTYDVLQRRLRDRGHETRCVRNITDVDDDILRKAKELGVHYLDLAAAETARFDNDMVALNVIESWSEPRATSAIPDIRGFIGMVLDRGHAYESGGAVYFSVGSFEKFGEVSHYSRDEMLDLARQHGGNPDDPNKRDPLDFVLWQPSAEGEPAWESLWGAGRPGWHIECSALALRELDTTIDLHGGGSDLVFPHHECEAAQSEAATGQPFVRHWMHQAMVRMDGEKMSKSLGNLVFISELLKTHDPRAIRLAIVARHYRDSWEWDDTVMPAADERFERWLAATEAVGAADSDAALAAVRQRLDDDLDTPGAVAAIDAAVERGEGVARAAALLGVFLVGDPVT; encoded by the coding sequence ATGACCGACAGCCCTCTCGACAACGACGCGCCCATGCGCCTCTACGACACGGCCCGGCGCGCGGTCGTCGACTTCGAACCCGGGCCCGTCGTCACCATGTACACCTGCGGCATCACGCCCTACGACGCCACCCACCTGGGTCATGCCGCCACCTACGTCACCTACGACGTCCTCCAGCGGCGTCTGCGCGACCGGGGCCACGAGACGCGCTGCGTGCGCAACATCACCGACGTCGACGATGACATCCTGCGCAAGGCCAAGGAGCTCGGGGTGCACTACCTCGACCTCGCCGCCGCCGAGACGGCCCGCTTCGACAACGACATGGTGGCGCTCAACGTCATCGAGAGCTGGAGCGAACCGCGGGCCACGTCGGCCATCCCCGACATCCGGGGCTTCATCGGCATGGTCCTCGACCGCGGCCACGCCTACGAGAGCGGCGGAGCCGTCTACTTCTCGGTGGGGTCCTTCGAGAAGTTCGGTGAGGTCTCGCACTACTCCCGCGACGAGATGCTCGACCTGGCCCGCCAGCACGGCGGCAACCCCGACGACCCCAACAAGCGCGACCCGCTCGACTTCGTGCTGTGGCAGCCGTCGGCCGAGGGCGAACCGGCGTGGGAGTCGCTCTGGGGTGCGGGACGTCCCGGTTGGCACATCGAGTGCTCGGCCCTGGCGCTGCGTGAGCTCGACACCACCATCGACCTGCACGGCGGCGGGTCCGACCTGGTTTTCCCCCACCACGAGTGCGAGGCGGCCCAGAGCGAGGCCGCCACCGGTCAGCCCTTCGTGCGCCACTGGATGCACCAGGCCATGGTCCGGATGGACGGCGAGAAGATGTCGAAGTCGCTCGGGAACCTGGTCTTCATCTCCGAGCTGTTGAAGACCCACGACCCGAGGGCCATCCGCCTGGCCATCGTCGCCCGCCACTACCGCGACTCGTGGGAGTGGGACGACACCGTGATGCCCGCCGCCGACGAGCGCTTCGAGCGCTGGCTGGCCGCCACCGAGGCGGTCGGTGCGGCCGACTCGGACGCCGCGCTCGCCGCGGTGCGCCAGCGCCTCGACGACGATCTCGACACCCCCGGCGCGGTGGCGGCCATCGACGCCGCCGTCGAGCGCGGCGAGGGCGTGGCCCGTGCCGCCGCCCTTCTCGGCGTCTTCCTCGTCGGCGACCCCGTCACCTGA
- the thrS gene encoding threonine--tRNA ligase, with product MADVLTINLPDGSTRELPAGSTAGDVAAAIGSRLAKAAVIAEVNGVERDLVWPLDDGDTVAIVTDTSSRGLYTIRHSTAHVLAQAVLDLFPGATFAIGPPVENGFYYDFELPDGGTFTPDDLERIEARMREIIAEHQPFIRDEITEDDALELFKDHKYKVEIIKGAAEDPMSATETGLVRTYENPPRFIDLCRGPHVPDTGRLGHFKLMRVAGAYWRGDEKNPMLQRIYGTAWPSKKELAAHLQHLEEAEKRDHRKLAVELDLLSFPEELGGGLAVWHPKGAAVRKLMEDYSRDRHEQGGYQYVYSPHLAKSVLWETSGHLDFYADGMYPPMEMDNGSYYPKPMNCPFHMLIFSSDQRSYRELPMRLFELGTVYRYERSGTLHGLMRIRGFTQDDSHIFCTPDQVVDEVSRALEFVLSVLRAFGFHDFEANLSTRPEEKWVGTDEKWEMATDALRTALEREQLPYEIDEGGGAFYGPKIDVKVRDAIGRKWQLSTIQADFNLPERFGLEYVGPDNQRHEPVVLHRALFGSVERFFGVLLEHFAGAFPAWLAPVQVRVLPVRDDHDTYAHRLVDRLKAEGFRADFVDASEPLGGRIRRAKLEKLPYVLVVGDDDVEHGTVGVNPRGGEVERGVTCDDFIHRLSVDVMAHL from the coding sequence ATGGCCGACGTCCTCACCATCAACCTGCCCGACGGATCGACGCGAGAACTGCCGGCCGGCTCCACTGCGGGCGACGTCGCCGCCGCCATCGGGTCCCGGTTGGCCAAGGCCGCCGTCATCGCCGAGGTCAACGGCGTCGAGCGCGACCTCGTGTGGCCCCTCGACGACGGCGACACGGTCGCCATCGTCACCGACACCAGCAGCCGCGGGCTGTACACGATCCGCCACTCCACGGCCCACGTGCTGGCCCAGGCGGTGCTCGACCTGTTCCCCGGGGCCACGTTCGCCATCGGGCCGCCCGTCGAGAACGGCTTCTACTACGACTTCGAGCTGCCCGACGGGGGCACCTTCACCCCCGACGACCTCGAGCGCATCGAGGCGCGCATGCGCGAGATCATCGCCGAGCACCAGCCCTTCATCCGCGACGAGATCACCGAGGACGACGCCCTCGAGCTGTTCAAGGACCACAAGTACAAGGTCGAGATCATCAAGGGTGCCGCGGAGGACCCCATGTCGGCCACCGAGACGGGGCTGGTGCGCACCTACGAGAACCCGCCTCGGTTCATCGACCTGTGCCGTGGCCCCCACGTGCCCGACACCGGGCGACTGGGGCACTTCAAGCTCATGCGGGTGGCCGGCGCCTACTGGCGCGGCGACGAGAAGAACCCCATGCTGCAGCGCATCTACGGCACGGCGTGGCCGTCGAAGAAGGAGCTGGCCGCGCACCTCCAGCACCTCGAGGAGGCCGAGAAGCGCGACCACCGCAAGCTGGCGGTCGAGCTCGACCTGTTGAGCTTTCCCGAGGAGCTCGGCGGCGGACTGGCGGTGTGGCACCCCAAGGGCGCCGCGGTGCGCAAGCTGATGGAGGACTACAGCCGCGACCGCCACGAGCAGGGCGGCTACCAGTACGTGTACTCCCCGCACCTGGCCAAGTCGGTGCTGTGGGAGACCAGCGGGCACCTCGACTTCTACGCCGACGGCATGTACCCGCCCATGGAGATGGACAACGGGTCGTACTACCCGAAGCCCATGAACTGCCCGTTCCACATGCTCATCTTCTCCAGCGACCAGCGCAGCTACCGGGAGCTGCCCATGCGCCTGTTCGAGCTGGGCACGGTGTACCGCTACGAGCGATCCGGCACCCTGCACGGGCTCATGCGCATCCGGGGCTTCACCCAGGACGACAGCCACATCTTCTGCACCCCCGACCAGGTGGTCGACGAGGTGTCGCGGGCGCTCGAGTTCGTGCTGTCGGTGCTGCGGGCCTTCGGCTTCCACGACTTCGAGGCCAACCTCTCCACCCGTCCCGAAGAGAAGTGGGTCGGCACCGACGAGAAGTGGGAGATGGCCACCGACGCCCTGCGGACCGCCCTCGAGCGCGAGCAGCTGCCCTACGAGATCGACGAGGGCGGCGGTGCGTTCTACGGCCCCAAGATCGACGTGAAGGTGCGCGACGCCATCGGTCGCAAGTGGCAGCTCTCCACCATCCAGGCCGACTTCAACCTGCCCGAGCGCTTCGGCCTCGAGTACGTGGGCCCCGACAACCAGCGCCACGAGCCGGTGGTGCTGCACCGGGCCCTGTTCGGGTCGGTCGAGCGCTTCTTCGGGGTGCTGCTCGAGCACTTCGCCGGCGCCTTCCCCGCGTGGCTGGCCCCGGTGCAGGTGCGGGTGCTGCCCGTCCGAGACGACCACGACACCTACGCCCACCGCCTCGTCGACCGGCTCAAGGCCGAGGGCTTCCGGGCCGACTTCGTCGACGCCTCCGAACCGTTGGGCGGCCGCATCCGACGGGCCAAGCTCGAGAAGCTCCCCTACGTGCTGGTGGTCGGCGACGACGACGTGGAGCACGGCACCGTCGGGGTCAACCCCCGGGGCGGCGAGGTCGAGCGCGGGGTCACCTGCGACGACTTCATCCACCGCCTCTCGGTCGACGTCATGGCCCACCTCTGA